One window of Oreochromis niloticus isolate F11D_XX linkage group LG23, O_niloticus_UMD_NMBU, whole genome shotgun sequence genomic DNA carries:
- the en1b gene encoding homeobox protein engrailed-1b isoform X2, whose translation MEEQKEPNSGRDTTEEESMSLSPNLPSPAMILPHQAAQQAHRTTNFFIDNILRPDFGCRKEPSYRDRSQTSGRENVNPLGARPLHTGSLCLDSNCSSDSSSSSPSSSSSTSSSPSSKQNSSKQCEPTSNGTGRYADSPSSIMVMSGSNGGSPPMAKESQPLLWPAWVYCTRYSDRPSSGPRTRKLKKKKSGKEDKRPRTAFTAEQLQRLKTEFQANRYITEQRRQSLAQELNLNESQIKIWFQNKRAKIKKASGYKNGLALQLMAQGLYNHSTTTVQEEKEESE comes from the exons ATGGAAGAGCAGAAGGAGCCCAACAGCGGCCGGGACACAACCGAGGAGGAGAGCATGTCCCTGTCGCCGAACCTGCCATCCCCTGCTATGATATTACCCCATCAGGCAGCCCAGCAAGCCCACAGAACCACGAACTTTTTCATAGACAACATCCTCCGGCCGGACTTCGGCTGCAGAAAAGAGCCGAGCTACCGCGACCGGAGCCAGACGTCGGGTCGGGAAAACGTGAACCCGCTGGGCGCGAGGCCGCTGCACACCGGCAGCCTGTGCCTGGACTCCAACTGCAGCAGCGACAGCAGCTCGTCGTCGCCTTCCTCGTCGTCGTCCACGTCCTCTTCCCCCTCTTCCAAGCAGAACTCGTCGAAGCAGTGCGAACCGACGAGCAACGGGACTGGCAGATACGCAGACAGCCCCTCGTCAATTATGGTCATGAGCGGCAGCAATGGAGGCTCTCCGCCCATGGCAAAAGAAAGCCAGCCGCTGTTGTGGCCCGCTTGGGTGTACTGTACGCGGTACTCGGACCGGCCCTCATCTG GCCCAAGGACAcggaaactgaagaagaaaaagagcgGCAAGGAGGACAAGCGGCCCAGGACGGCGTTCACGGCCGAGCAGCTGCAGAGACTCAAAACCGAGTTTCAGGCCAACCGCTACATAACGGAGCAGCGGAGACAGTCTCTGGCCCAGGAACTCAACCTGAACGAGTCCCAAATTAAAATCTGGTTCCAGAATAAGAGGGCCAAGATTAAAAAGGCCAGCGGCTACAAGAACGGCCTGGCCCTGCAGCTCATGGCTCAAGGACTTTACAACCATTCAACGACCACCGtgcaggaggagaaggaggagagcgAATGA
- the en1b gene encoding homeobox protein engrailed-1b isoform X1, giving the protein MEEQKEPNSGRDTTEEESMSLSPNLPSPAMILPHQAAQQAHRTTNFFIDNILRPDFGCRKEPSYRDRSQTSGRENVNPLGARPLHTGSLCLDSNCSSDSSSSSPSSSSSTSSSPSSKQNSSKQCEPTSNGTGRYADSPSSIMVMSGSNGGSPPMAKESQPLLWPAWVYCTRYSDRPSSVSTPGPRTRKLKKKKSGKEDKRPRTAFTAEQLQRLKTEFQANRYITEQRRQSLAQELNLNESQIKIWFQNKRAKIKKASGYKNGLALQLMAQGLYNHSTTTVQEEKEESE; this is encoded by the exons ATGGAAGAGCAGAAGGAGCCCAACAGCGGCCGGGACACAACCGAGGAGGAGAGCATGTCCCTGTCGCCGAACCTGCCATCCCCTGCTATGATATTACCCCATCAGGCAGCCCAGCAAGCCCACAGAACCACGAACTTTTTCATAGACAACATCCTCCGGCCGGACTTCGGCTGCAGAAAAGAGCCGAGCTACCGCGACCGGAGCCAGACGTCGGGTCGGGAAAACGTGAACCCGCTGGGCGCGAGGCCGCTGCACACCGGCAGCCTGTGCCTGGACTCCAACTGCAGCAGCGACAGCAGCTCGTCGTCGCCTTCCTCGTCGTCGTCCACGTCCTCTTCCCCCTCTTCCAAGCAGAACTCGTCGAAGCAGTGCGAACCGACGAGCAACGGGACTGGCAGATACGCAGACAGCCCCTCGTCAATTATGGTCATGAGCGGCAGCAATGGAGGCTCTCCGCCCATGGCAAAAGAAAGCCAGCCGCTGTTGTGGCCCGCTTGGGTGTACTGTACGCGGTACTCGGACCGGCCCTCATCTG TTTCCACACCAGGCCCAAGGACAcggaaactgaagaagaaaaagagcgGCAAGGAGGACAAGCGGCCCAGGACGGCGTTCACGGCCGAGCAGCTGCAGAGACTCAAAACCGAGTTTCAGGCCAACCGCTACATAACGGAGCAGCGGAGACAGTCTCTGGCCCAGGAACTCAACCTGAACGAGTCCCAAATTAAAATCTGGTTCCAGAATAAGAGGGCCAAGATTAAAAAGGCCAGCGGCTACAAGAACGGCCTGGCCCTGCAGCTCATGGCTCAAGGACTTTACAACCATTCAACGACCACCGtgcaggaggagaaggaggagagcgAATGA